The Corvus hawaiiensis isolate bCorHaw1 chromosome 2, bCorHaw1.pri.cur, whole genome shotgun sequence genome includes a window with the following:
- the ZAR1L gene encoding LOW QUALITY PROTEIN: ZAR1-like protein (The sequence of the model RefSeq protein was modified relative to this genomic sequence to represent the inferred CDS: deleted 2 bases in 1 codon; substituted 1 base at 1 genomic stop codon), with product MASLHHYSLAEKEGRQAGRPAFRRHQPSLPQLAPLSPSISNHXLPSTYQSFRSSPALGRGWDPAAKQPSWKQSKSGGISPFLGGPFTPLPSEYLDSYRRAQLQALLSQMGPALAPRPRRASTKEAAVQVSLRADAAVQCSLGPRTLPPTRAFGPAALRAPGRLALYSPAPDRRFFALPEAAPPLEKAAPSEAPADETPTADGGEEQQEGPAGAALPPRQEPVGTRREETGAPRQRAAFQFLEQKYGYFHCKDCKTRWESAYVWCISGSNKVYFKQLCRKCQKGFNPYRVEAIQCQICSKTRCSCPQKKRHIDLKRPHRQELCGRCRGKRLSCDSTYSFKYIV from the exons ATGGCATCTCTTCATCATTAC AGTCTTGCcgagaaggaaggcaggcaggcaggcaggccaGCCTTCCGTCGCCAtcagccctccctcccccagctgGCCCCACTTTCCCCATCAATTAGCAACCATTAGCTCCCCAG CACGTACCAGAGCTTCAGGAGCAGCCCCGCGCTCGGCCGTGGCTGGGACCCTGCGGCCAAGcagcccagctggaagcagagcaagAGCGGCGGCATCAGTCCCTTCCTCGGGGGACCCTTCACGCCGCTGCCCTCCGAGTACCTGGACAGCTACCGGCGGGCGCAGCTCCAGGCGCTGCTGTCGCAGATGGGCCCCGCGCTGGCGCCGCGGCCGCGCCGGGCCAGCACGAAGGAGGCGGCGGTGCAGGTGAGCCTGCGGGCCGACGCGGCCGTGCAGTGCTCGCTGGGGCCGCGCACGCTGCCGCCCACCCGCGCCTTCGGCCCCGCCGCGCTGCGCGCCCCGGGACGCCTCGCCCTCTACTCACCCGCGCCCGACCGCCGCTTCTTCGCGCTGCCCGAGGCCGCGCCGCCGCTGGAGAAGGCAGCGCCGTCCGAAGCGCCGGCTGATGAGACCCCGACGGCGGACGGCGgcgaggagcagcaggagggccCGGCGGGGGCCGCGCTGCCGCCGCGCCAGGAGCCGGTGGGGACGCGGCGGGAGGAGACCGGGGCTCCCAGGCAGCGAGCTGCCTTCCAG ttcttggagCAGAAGTATGGCTATTTCCACTGCAAAGACTGCAAGACCAGATGGGAGAGTGCTTATGTGTGGTGCATTTCTGGAAGCAACAAG gTGTACTTCAAGCAGCTCTGTCGCAAATGCCAAAAGGGCTTCAATCCCTATCGTGTGGAAGCAATCCAGTGCCAA ATCTGTTCCAAGACTCGTTGTTCTTGCCCTCAGAAGAAGAGACATATTGATCTCAAGAGGCCTCATCGCCAAGAACTCTGTGGCCGCTGCAGAGGCAAAAGGCTGTCCTGTGACAGCACTTACAGCTTCAAATACATTGTCTGA